In one Tepidisphaeraceae bacterium genomic region, the following are encoded:
- a CDS encoding cytochrome c: MRHLIAHIALITLAVLLIAFSAFFAWARSRQVILSDEPTSFSRFEPRDTTFDWRAVGRQSYYVNCLNCHGTNGQGWDQYPGLGHAADLLAAPGGRDYLIDVHLYGLTSPRWRAPMPPMGHLADANMAAVLNHMLTNFGNESRLPDGAALYTPDDIAARRGQDLSPSDVNARRPDVPPPGR; encoded by the coding sequence ATGCGACACCTCATCGCCCACATCGCACTCATCACCCTGGCCGTGCTGCTCATCGCCTTCTCGGCCTTCTTCGCGTGGGCACGGTCCAGGCAGGTCATCCTTTCCGACGAGCCCACGTCATTCTCGCGCTTCGAGCCGCGCGACACGACGTTCGACTGGCGCGCGGTGGGGCGGCAATCCTACTACGTCAACTGCCTGAACTGTCACGGCACCAACGGCCAAGGCTGGGACCAATACCCCGGCCTCGGTCACGCCGCCGACCTGCTGGCCGCGCCGGGCGGGCGCGATTACCTGATCGACGTGCACCTCTACGGCCTCACCAGCCCCCGCTGGCGCGCCCCGATGCCCCCCATGGGCCACCTGGCCGACGCGAACATGGCCGCGGTGTTGAACCACATGCTGACGAACTTCGGCAACGAATCCCGCCTGCCCGACGGTGCCGCCCTCTATACACCCGACGACATCGCCGCCCGCCGCGGGCAGGACTTGAGTCCCAGCGACGTCAACGCCCGCCGGCCCGACGTGCCCCCGCCAGGGCGGTAG
- a CDS encoding ferric reductase-like transmembrane domain-containing protein, protein MSRTISGFFWIALYLLVVLLPVGLMLVPPVPSGRGFWLEFSVALGFVALTQIAVQFVLIARFKRVTAPYGIDVILRYHRQIALVAVGLVLLHPIIIVIDNPSRAKLLNPLGGNWASRSAWGAIFSLIAIVVTSVFRERLRLNYEMWRLSHLVLGVAAVVFAQLHVSMAGLYTNTFWKHAVWIGIAVITVGLVLYLRVWKPVRQKEYTWRIAAITPERGDTNVLTLEPVGQDGMTFEPGQFAWIKLEGTPFTLEEHPFSFAGSAEKPGRIEFGVKALGDFTKRLKDIAPGTLAYVDGPHGAFSIDRYPAVGYVFIAGGVGITPFVSMLRTMADREDPRPVMLIYADKSLDDAAYHDEIERLKERLQLEVRYVLESPPDHIEVDTGQITSELLERHIPKERFTRAFFVCGPPAMMAAVHKSLIGHDVPERHIHMERFDLA, encoded by the coding sequence ATGTCTCGAACGATCTCCGGCTTCTTCTGGATCGCGCTTTACCTGTTGGTCGTGCTGTTGCCCGTGGGGCTGATGCTGGTGCCACCGGTGCCCAGCGGGCGCGGGTTCTGGCTGGAATTCTCGGTTGCGCTGGGTTTCGTCGCCCTGACGCAGATCGCCGTGCAGTTCGTGTTGATCGCCCGGTTCAAGCGCGTCACGGCCCCGTACGGTATTGATGTCATCCTGCGCTACCACCGGCAGATCGCGCTGGTGGCCGTGGGGCTCGTGCTGTTGCACCCCATCATCATCGTGATCGACAATCCCTCACGCGCAAAGCTGCTCAACCCGCTCGGCGGCAACTGGGCCAGCCGCTCGGCGTGGGGCGCCATCTTCTCGCTAATCGCCATCGTCGTCACCTCGGTGTTTCGCGAGCGGTTGCGGTTGAACTACGAGATGTGGCGCCTCTCGCACCTGGTGCTGGGTGTGGCGGCGGTGGTGTTCGCGCAGCTGCACGTCTCGATGGCGGGGCTGTACACGAACACGTTCTGGAAGCACGCCGTCTGGATCGGCATCGCCGTCATCACCGTGGGGCTGGTGCTTTACCTGCGGGTGTGGAAGCCCGTCCGGCAGAAGGAATACACGTGGCGCATCGCCGCCATCACGCCCGAGCGCGGCGACACCAACGTGCTCACCCTCGAACCCGTGGGGCAGGACGGCATGACGTTCGAACCCGGCCAGTTCGCTTGGATCAAGCTGGAGGGCACACCCTTCACGCTCGAAGAGCATCCCTTCAGCTTCGCCGGCAGCGCCGAGAAGCCCGGCCGCATCGAGTTTGGCGTGAAGGCATTGGGCGATTTCACGAAGCGCCTGAAGGACATCGCCCCGGGCACGCTCGCCTACGTCGACGGCCCTCACGGCGCGTTCAGCATCGACCGCTACCCGGCCGTCGGTTACGTCTTCATCGCCGGTGGGGTGGGCATCACGCCGTTCGTCTCGATGCTCCGCACCATGGCCGACCGCGAAGATCCGCGGCCGGTCATGCTCATCTACGCCGACAAGTCGCTCGACGACGCCGCCTACCACGACGAGATCGAGCGACTGAAGGAACGCCTCCAACTCGAGGTGCGATACGTGCTGGAAAGCCCGCCCGACCACATCGAGGTGGATACCGGCCAGATCACCAGCGAGCTGCTCGAGCGGCACATCCCGAAGGAGCGCTTCACCCGCGCGTTCTTCGTCTGTGGCCCGCCCGCGATGATGGCCGCGGTGCACAAGTCGCTCATCGGTCACGACGTGCCCGAGCGGCACATCCACATGGAACGCTTCGACCTGGCTTAG
- the holA gene encoding DNA polymerase III subunit delta, whose amino-acid sequence MAVPVYALVGSDSFLQLEALSRLLASLPADVQRIDLDGERAQLADVLDELRSFAMFGSGKVVVVRDADDFISRFREQLEDYLAKPSDSGTLVLRVPSLPANQRIAKLIAKVGKIEACEPPKAAALPKWIVDRARSVHGLKVAGDAAQILADLVGDDMGRLDGELSKLALQVEGNVATAADVTLGVAFQREQEMWDMTNELAAGRVDKAMQRWRQLTQLDSSTEFRAVTWLSMWLENVRKALAMKRQGMAPGAIASALRLWPREMQGPFFKTADTLGDAGVARAIDLLAQIDKQSKSGIGDAAANVERFMLTLATR is encoded by the coding sequence ATGGCTGTGCCCGTCTATGCCTTAGTGGGGTCTGATTCGTTCCTGCAACTCGAAGCACTGTCGCGCCTGCTCGCGTCGCTCCCAGCCGACGTGCAGCGCATCGATCTCGACGGCGAGCGGGCTCAACTGGCCGACGTGCTCGACGAGCTCCGCAGCTTCGCAATGTTCGGCAGCGGCAAGGTCGTCGTCGTGCGCGATGCCGACGACTTCATCTCCCGCTTCCGCGAGCAACTCGAAGACTACCTCGCCAAGCCGTCCGACAGCGGCACGCTCGTGCTGCGCGTCCCCTCGCTGCCCGCCAACCAGCGCATCGCCAAGCTCATCGCCAAGGTCGGCAAGATCGAAGCCTGCGAACCCCCCAAGGCCGCCGCCCTGCCCAAGTGGATCGTCGACCGCGCCCGCAGCGTCCACGGCTTAAAGGTGGCAGGGGATGCCGCGCAGATCCTGGCCGACCTTGTCGGCGACGACATGGGCCGGCTCGATGGCGAGCTCTCCAAGCTCGCGCTGCAGGTGGAGGGCAACGTCGCCACCGCCGCCGACGTCACGCTCGGCGTCGCGTTCCAGCGTGAGCAGGAGATGTGGGACATGACCAACGAGCTCGCCGCCGGCCGGGTCGACAAGGCCATGCAGCGATGGCGGCAACTCACGCAACTCGATTCCTCCACCGAGTTCCGCGCCGTCACCTGGCTCAGCATGTGGCTGGAGAACGTCCGCAAGGCGCTGGCGATGAAGCGCCAAGGCATGGCCCCCGGCGCCATTGCCAGCGCGTTGCGCCTCTGGCCGCGCGAGATGCAGGGCCCCTTCTTCAAGACCGCCGACACGCTGGGCGACGCCGGCGTCGCCCGCGCCATCGACCTGCTCGCCCAGATCGACAAACAATCCAAGTCCGGCATCGGCGACGCCGCCGCCAACGTCGAACGCTTCATGCTCACGCTGGCGACGCGGTGA